The sequence GGGAACCGTAGCTTCTAGCTAGTtcaatttatgaaaaataatcTAGATATAACCATATTTTAAAATGTGTCCAAATCGACTCCtgataaaatattgttttgatTAGTCGTATGCTTATCCGAATCGcttattagcaaataaaaaatagttgtgagtaatttttttacataCACGTCCTTGGCGATTCAAAAGCAAATTATGTACAATAAACAACGATGGAAAAACAAACAATCATATTCAAAATtaagctctaaaatttaaattttagcttataaacataagcataagccaaacaatAAGATCAGATAAGTCGAAGAATTTGAGAGAAGTTATACACCCTAGAAGCTAGCCACTTCAAACAGGGTCTTAGCTAAAGAGCAAGGGCCCattctagattggtttttataggacggagggagtatatacgtGCAAATTAAAGAGCAACaggaaacagaaaaaaacaGACGACAATGATGCATACAACACATCATATCTCAAGACAGCACAACTTGGTTCAGTCTCACACAGATTGATCATGAATATGATAGATGATGGAGCATGACAATGCTCATATGCCTGCAGGGCTGGTGGTTGTGCATCAGGAGCTTTCATTCACTTTGCTGTAGCAAAGCAACGTACGTGCTGTCACGCATGGGGCGCGTATACTGTACTACTGTAGCTTAAGTAAGCTAATATATAAcctatacatgcatgcactgaTGCACACGGCCTGAACACTAGACAGAACACACGGCGTGCCTGTCTGGCCTTTTCTTCTCAgcttattaattgacaaagatTATTCAAACGAATTATATGCTGTATGTttcaaaaaatatgttttcgttaaaaaaaatctagttgtTTAAATCACTCATTTTAAACTACCATTCATCCCATATTAGTTGTCGTTCTAGTTTAattatttagcatatattaagatttgagaaaaaaaagactataGCATTCCTGCTTATTAAATATTGTATGGTTGAATGTGGAAGGGAGTTGAGAGtagaaaaaagagaaatttaAATTAGAAGTGATTGATGAAACAAGTAGTATTTCATTGTGTCAACTATTTTGGGATAAACTTTAAATCATAAAGAAACAAGTAATTAATTTTGGACGAAGGACGTATTTGTTAAGattattttgtaaatatttaatctaTCACTTAAATTAAACAAATAATATgtagatatatactccctccgtactcgtaaaggaagtcatttaggataatgtttaagtcaaaccttaggaatataaattataaataacactcaagttgttgagtttgaaaatgtaaaaaatatatgaatagatttgtcttgaaaaataatttcataaaagtatacatatatcatttttcaataaatatttttatagaaacaagaagtcaaagttgtgttttggagaccgtatcactgtccaaaacgacttctttacgagtacggagggagtaagtaataATTCtctcaataatctaaattaaaTTGGGTGTAAGGATATGATCAGCCACCCCTGGATCAACTCCTCTGTGTTTCTGTGTTGGCTACTCTCTCCATACTGTGCAGGAGTAGCTGCTGATAGGTGGATGAGCTGACAAGAGCAAAGCTAGGCTAAATAATTTAAGACCATGTgcttgctactccctccgtcccaaaataaatgcagttttgcactattcatctccaacgtttgaccgttcgtcttatttgaaaattttttataattatttttttattgttattagatgataaaatatgaatagtactttatgtgtgactatttttttaaaaaaaattcataaatttttcaaataagacggacggtcaaacgttggacacgaatttccacggctgcacttattttgggacggaggtagtaaggCCCCTCACAGTGCTCCTAGCACGTCGGTTTTTTTAACCCGTGTCGCTCGGACACGCTTCTCTACTTGGACGCCCGTGACTAAACTAGGAAGCGCGAAACCAAGGCTGGAAAAGGGACCGCGCGGAGGAAACGAGGGGAGGAGCGAGCGCTGTGGGCGTCGTTCCCTCGCTCTCGCGCGGGATTCGGCCGGCGAATTCCCGGATTCACCCTCCAAAAGCCGCTAGAAATCGCGCCCGATTCCCCTCCTCCCGCCACCGATTTTGCAGCTCCCGCGCCGGATTGGAGGGCgcccgcctcggcgccgccgttcTTCCAtctcgacctcgccgccctAAAGTCCCAATCCAGGGCGGCCTCGCCATCGCCTCCGACGTCGCTGGAGGAGCTACTGCCGCGATCCGCTCTAGGAAAGAAGGGGTCATCGTCGAGGTTTTCGTTGCCGTCGTGAAAGGTAGTGCAAACCCTAGTTGCTTTGGAGTTTGACCGATTTGCTTCTAGTTTCACCGATTTGCTTTGGCTTGGTTCACTGATTCGATCTCTCCATGTGATGCAAACCCTAGTTGCAGATGGATCCGCGGATAGCCGATGCGTTTGCCTGTTTCCTCCAAGATCCGGCGTCAGCAGCGACGATATCGCAGTCCCTGAGCCAGCCGGCGTCGGTCCCTCCTCTTCCGGCGTTCCCGTACCCGCCTCCACCATTCCCTCCCTTCTGTACGCAGCCGCCaacagcagcgccgccaccaccttcgGCCCCAACGGCAAGCACTGAACCGGTGGCGGCCCAGGCAACAGCCAGTTCGGCACCAGATGCAAGCTCTGCAGCGATGCTCTTCaccctcaccggcgccggcctAGAGGGTGGGCGCTCGATCCCTCCACCTGCCGCCGTTCCCCTTTTCTTCTTGCCGTGATCCCTAGCCACTCTAGTTGGAGTATAACCCGGCGGGAGCAGCACAAGGCCACTACGGAGCTCGATCTGCATGAACTTGGGGTGGTCGTCCATGGTGTCGGGCGGATCGGGGGCGCGACGGAGTGGGACGACGCGAGGACGACCTACGGGGGTGAAGCGCGGCGAGAGGCGGGCGAGACGGACATAGTAGAGAGAGGGGATGGAATGGCCGATTGATAcagtcggcggcgaggggagggcgacggcgtgtgtggcggagttggaggaggcggcggcgagaggagggaaGGACGGGCGGTGAGAGGTCGAGAGACGAGAGGAACGCGCTGAGGAATGGATAGGATCGGCCTCGTCGCAAGGGTAGGTGGGGAAAAATTTTTCGAGTTTGGCCTGTGACTCTCGCTACCATAGGCACACCCACTGTGGGCTTCGTACCCTAGAACCAGTGTCTCCATTGAATTAAGCCACACATCTAGAGTGCTTGCACTGTGGGATGAGTGTCTCCGGACCAATTTTTTGGGCTAAGGGTATGGGTCCCATAGTTTGCATTGTGAGAGGCCTAACATATGGGAGTATTACATCACAGTAGTACCTGACATAAGTACAGTGGTACGTACTGTTTCAGCTACGGCGTTTACGCTTGAGTTACTGTACTTAGCCTGAATTAATATACGTTGAGTAGTAGTTTCCTTTTTCAATTCATTTTTAGGTATGCAACAAAATTAATACCCATTCATCATGTCCAGATTCTTCTATAGAAACAAACTTATTTCGGGACATAGATAGTATAATTGTGTACAAGCGTATAAACATGCATGAGGTATAGTATTTCTGGTGCTACACACTTAGAATTGGTAGCTAGGAAACTTTTATTCTAGTTTAAATGGTGTAGTACCtacataattttattatataatcTATGTGATCTTGGAAATGTTATTTTAGCAGATCATCTTATTAGCGAAAATTAGGGATTTAGGGATTTGTCCTAtcataccttttttttattcatgtttGCTTCTAAGAATTTTTGGTTGTGTGCCCACCGACAGAGACCGGAGATGTAATCTATTtgcattatcttaaaaaaaaacgagGTTAGAGTTTTTTTGGAACGTAcaaattttataggaatttcACAGGAGTGTGCTCCTGAAATTCTTTCCTTTCAAAGGAGATCACCTTGATGGGGAAACATCTGAATTAAAACATTCATAGATCATCTGAGAGATTGGACAGTTTTTGCGTGAAGAGCTGAGGCCAAAACATCCTCCATTCCTAGGCATGCAGGACAGGAGAGGCCCCGTGTCCTCCCTGTGGGGGCACAGACAGGTGGACCCGCCCTACTGAGAGGCAGATTGGAGTGGATGGaatgtgggcccacatgccatGCATGGGTGGGCCAGCTTGGAGTGTGGTACATGACAATGAATTTGCGCGAAAACCAGCAGAACTTAGGTAGCCAAGCTGGAGTATTATTGTGTATTATTGAGCCGCTTCTGTTCATGCCAGCAACAGATAATAACAAAGTTATCATGGGTTCATTATGGTGTTTCTTTACTGCTCTTCAGCAGTTAGTCATAACTTAACTTGATGATTTACAATCTTGACAGTTAAAGCGTGCTGGTGCCAATTGGAGCATTTCAGCCTTTTGAGTTAGTTAATCGCAATGTTAAATCAATACTCAAAGTCAAGGATATTAGTAGTTCTTAATTGGTGTCCAACTGTCCATTGAAGTAGTATCAATTGGCACGGTCAGGGTTCAGATTCTAAACCCCGCGTTATAACCCTTTTAGTCAAATTTGACATATTTCGGTGAAATTGTAcccttttaaatttaattctttTGAAAATCAATTGGAATTTTGTAGTCGGAATCTACTTTCGTCCCATATCGAAACCTTAAAAATTTTGCGGTTTTCGTCGAAAATGTAGAGCATGGGCCTGGTTGCAGCTATGAAAGATGTAGGGCACGCTTTAGGGGTAAGCAACCAAATTCAGAGTCAAGATGAACATGATTCTGATCTACTTCTCCAGAAAAGGCTTCTTCCAGAGTTCTTCTTTTAATAGAGTGAATTATCATCTGGCACACTCACATGTACATCTATATTCATGAAGTGACAGCGAGCCTAATTACGTTCCACTGCAAAGCCACCAATTAAATCGATGTAGTCTAAGTTAGAAGCTTGCAGTGGCAAATAAGACATTCATTATATATGGATAGATCTTGCTAGCTAGATGAATAATTGAGTTAGACCGAGTGAGATGAGATCCACCATAAATTTAGCCATGAACCGGCTAATTAATCTTCTCATTTGAGTGTACTGTTTGTACTGACCAggttacatatataaaaattggcAGCAAGAGAGGCAAAGCACATGCCTGTCATGTGGGTATACGACTTGTGTAGCCTGTACATTGGCCGTGCATGCATATGCAAGCACACGGCCTCGAATTGACACAATCTTGCGTACTAAGCTAACTAACTAATAAGCATATAATATTACTGGTGTATGTTTATCTAGGAGTATGAGAGTTTGATGATTGAATTGGGAGTTTACTAAGCAATTTAATTGGCTTTAGTGTTGCATATGCATGTGGTGTGGTGTTTGGTTTAGGTACTGTGAAGCTGTAAGCAAAAGGATATGGTTCTctctctgaaagtctgaatgTTGTTTAGTTCTTGTTGGCAAGTTGTTTCTGAAGCTGAAGCTGACTTCTCTGAAGCATCAGCAGTCAGAGCTTACCTTCTGAACATGCAATGCCATCGATCGCCTCAGTATGAAGAATGCCAAATTCTTTATTCATGCATGATCCGTGTCGATTACGCTTTGGCTGTTAATTAGTACTCCCAGTACTCATCTGAACACAGCAATTTTGCTGTGTGTTTTCATATGGAATCGTTTAGCTTACTCGAAAATTGACAGAAAATGAGTTTAAGTCGGCTGGATTTACAGTCTATTGTGTCATTGATTCCTTAACAGaagcgagggagagagaaattCTGCTTTGAAAAAAAGATCTGAACGGCGAGAAGGATAAGGATTTCTGCAATGGTGAGAAGTTCATCTTGATTTCACTCATTAGATGGACTGATTAAGATCAGTGAACCTTGACCCTGAACCTGAAACAAAAGTTGAACTTTATTAAAAGCTTCAGGAGAAATCATGGCCGAgtaggagaaggagaaggcccaTTAACCCAACGGAGTGTAGGCTAGCCCATTTGATGTTATTGGGCCtaaggccaccgccgccgccgaactccAGCGTCAAGTCCGGACTCGCTTGTTCGGTTTGCTTCCTGTTGGATGTACACATTAGGTCATTCAAGATCAGTAACTCATACTCTATTCTAGCAAGCTGGCTGTTGGTGAGAATTCTGAATTCTCATTGCATCGCCTAACGAAGATAGAAGATCGGAGTGTTATACATCAATCAATTTCTTAGCTGGGAGTGTTACTCCTGCATTGCTCTACAATTTATGGGTCATGTAATTTGATCTCTCACATAATCTATAGCGAGGTAAGAAAGCGAAACCGGCACCACAAAATATCTTGAAATTCTGCTTGTTCATACACTGTTCTTGTTCTTCTGATTAAAGAACAACTTAGCTTGAGATTGTTCTGTTCACTTGCAATTTGCAGGAGTAACAAAGCTTATTTTTGCATTGATGATGCAGGAGCTCGCCGCTGATGCCACCGTCTTGTTGCCGACCTTGACGAAGTCGAGGACCACGGTGTAGTACGTGTCCACGTCCCCGGCGACGAGCGTCGTGCTCGCTGCGCCGAGCTTGGTGACGTTGGTGAGGGTGCCGAAGTTGAGCGCCGACGATGTGTTGACGGAGTGCGGGACGAGGCAGCAGGAGAATCTCCGGCCGAAagacgcctcgccgccgagctgcGTCACGAGGGAGACCGCGTCGCCGCTGAGCCCGACCAGCCCGTCGGCCGGGAACGAGCCGGCCGTCGTGGTGGAGCAGCCGAACTTGACGTTGCACACGCCGCCTCGTGGTCGTGGGCCTCgtgggtggcggccggcgggggagcccgcgcgctgctcctacccccgccgcccctccaccaCTGCTCGCCCGCAGGTCCTCCCCCCACTgctgccgcgtcgcccgtcgccgccaccaccgcagccgcgtCACCATCGAATCGGGGAGAAGTCAGATAGACACgaggaaaggagagaagaggggaggagagagatgaccAGGCAttctaacatgtggggcccacgtgggtcccacactgactAAACCGCCACGTCACACAAAATCAGGGCCAAAACCACCAGAGGATCTAAAGAGACGCCCGGTATTTGGTTTCGTGGTTGggagacgattttgtaactcgatgataagttgagggaccttcggtgtactttttcatGAAATTTTTACTAGGCCTAAGCTGACGATAGAAGTTCTAGAAAGTTGGGCtaggtttaattaatttgggcCCACTCGCTGTTATACAATCGTATGGGCTCGTTTCTGATAACGGGCCATCCTGGGCCGGGTTGAGTATCCACGTTTCCATTTGTGTCCCTTATCTTGCCGTCGAGTTTATATATCTAAAAGCAGTATCAGAAATCTTGATCCATAACTTATAAAACCggattaaattaattaagtccCATCGTAGTATGGATTGCTAGTTTCACTGATATGACATCTAActtggtaaaaagaaaaagaaatatgtgAGACCCATATGTAAGTGGATGTCACCTCTCTCCACGTCAGCCGCCTCTCCCCACATGTAAGGTGAGGGAcgtaaagtggacttattcctttctcttttccaaACATAGTActtcttcttgtttttggcAAGGAGCGTATTTCAATTTTATGATCCCATGAAATCAATGTTAATCATTTCAAACTTCACTAAATTATTGCAGAAACAATCTACCTTGCAGGTATAACTTGCTTACATCCTACACCCTAGTTTTCTCTTAAGGCCTTATTCAGTTAATCCCTATACAGGAGGTATTGGAGGAGATTTATTCCATATTTATTGTGTGTGGAATTATTCTCCTTAATTCTTTCAATTCTCTTCAATTCCCTCTAAAAGAAAATGATCATTTTTCCTTAATTAAATCCCTAGGTGAACTTGGATGATGATATCTCTTGACCTAACGAGCTTAATAAGCTAGCTCGTGACCAAGTACAAACCGAACCGTGCTAGCTTGGTAAGATAACAAGCTCCCTTAGGCCTGGTTCGTTTAATCCATCTCACAAAAAGATtgaggggatttattccacatcTATTGTGATATAGAATTATTCCCCTTTAATTCTCTATATTCCCTCCTCTTTTAAGGATTAAACGAACAAGACCTTAACGAGTCGAGTCGAGCTGGGTCGTTATCCACCTTTAGTCCCATCCCCAGCTTAGTTTAGAGCGCATGCATCTGGTTTGATCCCTAGAGGAGGCGTTTGGTTTTTACAACGCCGAAAGAATCGAATGGCTTTCCGCCCCACATGCACGCGCGCGGCTCACCTCACCGCTCTCACAACACTAGTGTTCGTCGCGTCGCGCGCACGCACGCCCGCATGTGTATCTTCGATGGACCACGCCCAATCAGCCGCGGCCGGCGCGCTAGCTTTGCTTTGCTGCTCCTTCAGGTGGCCGGCCACATGCGTCAACAAGTATTAACATGCGTCAACAAGTACTAGGTTGTGGTTACTTCTTTatgtgtaaagtttttaaagtatacggacatatatttaaattattaaatatagactaataacaaaacagattacagattccgcttgtaaactgcgagacgaatttattaagagcctaattaatccgttattagcaaatatttactgtagcatcacattgtcaaatcatgacgtaattaggctcaaaagattcatctcgtaatttacatgcaaactatacaTTTGGTTTTTTCCCGTATTTAATgtcccatgcatgtgtctaaacctttgatatgatgtttttgatcaatttttttaatctaaacaaggccttatttTAGGTGAAATTTGTGACGACGCGACGCATATGGACTATATGCATACATACGTAGTACAGGCCATATGCATGCCCTCGATCTTCTTCACTTTTCCCGGCCCCTTTCCCGTTTCTAAACTAAGCACAAAGTGATGAAATGCACGTTAGGACGTACTCTACTAGATGCATATCATGCATCAGGGGCTGCACGTACGCACGCAAACGCAGCTACAAGCGTGCATCATCAGCTACTTCATTAAACCAATCGGAAGAAATCACATGTATATGGTACTACTAATATATactcctactccctctgtcctaaaataagtgcagttttacactatttacgttcaacgtttgaccgttcgtcttatttgaaatttttttatgattagtatttttattgctattagatgataaaacatgaatattactttatgtgtgactaaatattttcaaatttttcacaaatttttcaaataagacggacggttaaacattgggcacggatatccatggctgcacttattttgggagggAGGTAGTATATACTTTGATAAATTGGCAATGCATCGCAAGATACCTGCAGATATTTTACACCTAAGTTTAAACCACCTAGCTAGCTGCAGGTCCACCGCCACATGATCAATCGTTTTATCGGTTGCTTTTCATCATCAGTTCAGTGCACTTGATCGGGGTGAATGCATGGCTgccaacgagccgagctcgattGAGCTCACCTGCatacaagctcgagccgagcttaAGCCGTGTCTATAAAATTTTTGAGCTTTAATACaagctcgattcgagctcgatcatgctcgagctcgactaccgagcttaatttttaactaaaacaatgtatatttcatggataattttttaaaaaataattaatttctagttcaTTGTCGGTGATACGGGCCCGGGGTACCGTGCTTGAAGGGGAGAGGTCGCCCTCGACATCCACGTGGCATTCCCCCCGAGGGGTCGGGACCGTAGATGAGCGGTAGCCGCCCCTATCTAACCCAGAGGGTCGGGCCGCCCCGACCCCTCGGGACAGTCACCACGTGGCCGTCATGCAAGAGTGGTTCAGTGGAAGCCCCTCAGCGCCCACCTAACCGCATTTAGTGCGGACGGAGAGGGCTTGCCACGCCGCATTTAGTGTGGCGTATTGCGTGCCTGACCGAATCATGACCGGAGCgtgtgtagcgcccgttccgtcgtggcgcctagtgggaaaactatctcttaaaaatcctaaatgcgaAAATTGTCTCCTTGTTTGTTGTCCAGTGTCCGTGCCATTCCAGATATCAATTCCCCAATCCATCGTCGAAATCCAAACCCTAATCTTAAATCCGTCCTAAATCAAATCCTCtcgaaaagtctattttgcgtcCCTCGAGTTCGTGGGCCGATCTCTTCTCCCGGGCCCATTTCCTCCTCAGCCcaactctcctctcccctccatcCTCGCCCGCACGTGTGAGGCACGTGCGCCGCTCGGGCGCTGAGCGAGAGAGAgttctcgctctctctctctttctcttctccctccttctctGCTCTCGTTGCcgcttcccgccgacgccgctcaaatcgccgcgccacccgttgcttcccgcgcgcgcacgccatggtggccgaccggcaagtcgccgccgccgtcagcaccTACGGCGCCTGAGCCCGCGTCTGCCGCCCTGTAGCCGCGCCCTTCCAAACCGCCCCGCCGTCATTGCCGTTGTCATCGACctggccccgccactccgcgcgctagcttccaagggatggaggcagagctcctcctcctcctgcctcgtcgccctctctccctccttcttttcccaaagaagcaaggggcaagccccctttctttcttcctttttcccttttctcttctatcgccggcgtcatcctccctgtcgccattttggccgctagccggggcgccagctcgctggcttgaccgccGAAGGTCAGTTTCCGAACCGACAtagccgccctataaacccgagcCCCTCCCCCAAACCCATCTCCCTCGCTTTCGCCTTCCGCCATTGTCGCCTCGCCCCGTGCCCTGTTCGCTGTCGCCCTTCGCCGTCGCGTGCGCCGGAGGAGCTGGTGCGCGCTAGGatcggaaggggactccgggcgctcgtgttcttcctcttccctgGCCCGAGGCcagagagatcactcccgtgccgtcggcctctcgtcacagcgcccCGTCTCGTCTCGGTAGAACAcctccccgttc is a genomic window of Oryza glaberrima chromosome 7, OglaRS2, whole genome shotgun sequence containing:
- the LOC127780303 gene encoding uncharacterized protein LOC127780303, which gives rise to MVTRLRWWRRRATRQQWGEDLRASSGGGAAGFGCSTTTAGSFPADGLVGLSGDAVSLVTQLGGEASFGRRFSCCLVPHSVNTSSALNFGTLTNVTKLGAASTTLVAGDVDTYYTVVLDFVKVGNKTVASAASSCIINAKISFVTPANCK